Part of the Brachyhypopomus gauderio isolate BG-103 chromosome 17, BGAUD_0.2, whole genome shotgun sequence genome, GAGGTCAGTGTACTTACTGCTGAGTAATGAATTCTGCATATCTTCTTTTATAGTGACTGCTATTTGACGGTCTTAGAGGGCTTCAAGGGACTTCAGGAAATGcagtatttctctttctctggtgTGAGGCTTCCTGAGCACAACCACAGACCATTTTGTCAACCTGTCAATGTGCTACAAGTGCTTCTTAAACCCCACCTCTAAACCCAAAATTATGAGAGCTGTGGACAAAGCAGCATTACTGTACTTTTGTCAGCCCTGTTAGAGATAAGTTGAGGGGCATATACAAAGCACCATCAAAGACATAGTCTGCATAAAAAATGCAGAAAATTATGTTGAGAGCACTGCTGTTttataagacatattaaagaaCAAACTTTTACACAACATTTTTTGTACGGTTGTGCAAAATACTACTTTTTTATTTATGCCAAAAAACTCAGCATGTTATAAACTGTTAAAGATTTAGCAGTTTTATAAAACTCAACATTTTATCAACCGCAAAGAATGAAAAGGACCTATATTGCATTTAACAAACGACTCATGAAAGGTAATGCTGTCATTGTGATTACAGTAATTGCTACCCCCCTAATGACAGTTTTAGTGCCACGGGGATAGTAGATGAACTAATTGGTAAAGAAGGGGTAATAGTTGAAGCCTAAACTCTAGCGAGAATGGCTTTTAGCTTCATGTCATATCATGAAGTGCTGTCTTCACTGCCTCTGCGCCGGGATGGTGTAGCATTAACACATGCTTTCAAGACATTCCATAGGACCTTGCTAGTGAATTACTCTAACGGGAGTTACAACGGAAGCATCGCACATCCTGCTAATTTATCTGATCATGGTAATTGCACCTGTCAACTGAAAACGTTTTTTAATATGTGGATTTCAATAATGAATCGCAATAATGTTAAGTATTTGTCATCTGTAAAAGTAATTTAAGACATAATAGTCTTAAATTAAGACAATGTGAGTACTTTGACTAAATTACAGCAGGAAAAGGTTTACCGTGGACATTAGGGGCGCAAAACGATCGGGGAAGTTGAAGCAACACTTCACTCTAATAGCATTTCCTGTGTCAAGAAACACAAGGGTTTAGTGTGCAGTATCATATACAGCCCCTGCTAAAAATTAACGAAAATTGCGACTGTTAATGTGGATTGCTGTTTCTCTAAATGTTGTATTAAATCAGCGTGGCTCAGATTCTGCCATATATGTTAGTATTAGTGATCATTTTGAACCTCATCTGATCATCACATCGCCTTCAAATCATTTGCAGTAGGCTACCACCCCCCCACGGTGGCACTGTAACATAACCATGTTTACATAAACACCGTAATTCTCTTTTACATAGTTATGACACATCAATTGGGTATAACGTTTAGGTATAACGTTGAATACCTATGAATTAACTCTCATACTCCAACCATGAGATACAGGATTCTTCAAAGTTAGTTAACGATGTCAATATAATCGAATCCCTCAAATTGTATTTAAAGTATAAACCCCTCAAATATAATTGTCATTGATTCTTGCATTTTGGTGCTGTTTCTCAGGTTAGTTATTGGTAAATATTAACGTTTTGACACTAGGCTACTTTCTGATTCACAGATTCGCATACACTGTCACCAAGTGATGTGATTCAGCACAGTAAAGGCGCTAAAGATATTCAGAATCAAGTAATATATAGTTGGACTGCTAAATATTCCAGTTTAACTGGACACTACTTACCATAACAGTAGTCTAGCCCGTCACTCAGCGACTGTTATTAATGAGCAGGGTACTTTCGTGTACGCACAATTGCACACGCAGAAACTGCACAGAAATAAGGAAGTTTGAAGCAGCCGGGTGTGGCTACGCAATCTGCTACCTACCAAGCTGCCAGCAACCTGCTCTTTGGGTAGCATTCGTCTTTTTGAGTCCCCCGCCCCCCCAAGAAGTCGAAGAAGAAATCTGGTAACAAGACAGCGTTGAACAGGTTGGTTATTTGCTTTTTATGCGCATTCATAATGTTAATTAGAATAGCCGTTTATTGCTTAAACGAGACGCAACCTGCAGATATACTGCAAATAATTAGACAGGAAGTTTTGAGACAGGATACAAGGTCTCGTGCGCTCCTGGTCTTGTGTCGGTTATGTTCAGACTGCTGTGGCTCATTAAACTCTAAACTAAACTTAGCTAAACTAAACCACACTTATCACTAACAACACTTACATTTCTGACATTTGAATCGTGTTGAAAAGACAAATGACGTTCGAACCATCAATTTGTAGAATATATGGGTCACTTGTAAGACGTTTCGGCAAAAGTCTAATCGTGAGACATATTAGAAATTTAAGAACAAGAATGGAAGTCATATTGAGATATTGAATATCTCTTTATAATGAAGATGGAAAATAGTGGAGTAACCTACTTTTATATGTGTATCTTTCTACATTGCGCTAACACCGGCACAAGACAATATTTGGAGATGCAGTAACCCCCGTATCTCTAAACTTAACATGTGGGTCAATGGGTAGATTAAATTTGTTTAGATTTTGCGATCAGGAACCAAAGGCTGAGTTTCTTCATTTTAAAAATACTATATTGGAAATTGCTGTAGTGTTGATATTTCTGAATATCTGTTACTTATGGTTTGTTTAGTCTGATTACAGACTAGAAAGTACCTTCAGAGATATTTGTATTGTACCATTGGCTATTTTATTATACACCTACTAGCTGACTAGACCGTACTTGGTGCGTGCATCTTTTATGTACTCTGCATGAGCACTCAGATCCCAGACAGTCCTGATAGATTTTCACAGACGAAgacattgtgtgtatgtgaatgtacaTGTATTATGTAAATGCACTGTTGAAGGACAATACTTATTGTAGTGTTATAGAACTTAAAGTTAAAttcaggagtggcacccagaAGACCATTTCACTTCCTGTTGTCAGTGTCATATGCTACTGAAAAGAAATGTAGGTACCCACTGCTAACTCTCACAAAGGAGTCATCCACTTAGTAAAAGTGGGAAGTGTTTGCTCGTGTGCTGGCATGATGGAATATCTGGATTCGTGTCAGTGGGCTTGGTAATGATCAGGATTTTGTAATGCAAGAGTTCTATCAGTGATGCTATTTTTGCACGTGTATACATACAGCCACATAGTGGGTAGAGAAATGCTGCTCCCTTAATCAAAAGCTGTGAAGTTTTTTTGTTTCCTCTGTGTAACTGTGAATGCATCTTCCATTTCCAGTAAAACGTTCACATCACATCTCAGAAGAGTCATACGCATATGATGGTTTGGCAGTTCTGTAGACAATGGTGACTTTATAGCTGTGCCCTAAACTGCAGGCTTGATGTTGAGATGAAGACGCCTCTGTCATGACAGCCTATGAGGAGATGTCTGGGGACAGCAGAAGACTGAGTGTGCAGGTGCCGCAGGAGCAGAGAGCTCACACTAAGGTGCCAAGCGAGGAATCAAGCACAGTAAAGATTCTCAAAGTCTGTTTCATCAGCAACAGCTCCAACCTGGGCAAGAACTTTAAACTGGTCAAATGTGAAAGCTCATGGGAAGTCAGGGTGAGTTCCACCGTGCTCCTTATTGTGTTATTCCCTCTGACTTCGTAATCCTAATCCAAACAATTTTGCTTTTATCTAATAGTAGTTGTAATTAATCACCATCAATAACCGTAAATTGAAAAAAAGTGTTACATTCACACGTATTAAACATTCTGAACACAAATGAATGTCAAGAAGTGTGAACAGAATTTTGCTCTGCAGGACATAATTAAATCCATATTGGATAGTGGACGTCTCGGTCCAAACATCAAGTACCCTGGCTGCTATGGATTGCGGCTGAAACACCTCAAATCGGATGAAGTGCACTGGCTCCACGCTGGCCTGAccgtgggggagatggagaagaAGTACGAGCAGCAGCATGTGGAGGCCGAGTGGAGGTAGGTGCTCCAAACTCCCTCTGGCTCTGAAATGGCCATTTGATGATGAGTTTATGAGTTTCTGAGTGTATTATGTCTCTTAAAACGGTTAGATATGACCTGAGGATCCGGTACATCCCCACTGATTTCTTGGAGAAATTAAAAGAAGACGAAACCACCATGCTTTATTTCTATCAGCAGGTTGGTGTGGAGCGCCTAAGATCAAGACGGTGTTGAAAGAGAGCTTATGTGGGTGGATTCTGACCAAGTGTAGAGTATTAGCAAAGGGTCTTTTTTGTACTGTTTCATTCACCCACTCCAGGTCCGTAGTGACTACATGCAGTATTGTGCCAGCAAAGTCAGTGATGGCATGGCCTTGCAGCTGGGCTGCCTGGAGATCAGGTACTGATGTAACACGCCACAGTGCTTGCGCCATGTCTTACCATTGCATAGTGCAAGCCAAGATTTTTTTCCTTTAGACCActaatattttaattttattaaatGTTTCACAATTGTTTGTAAAAAATAATCTACAAATTCATGTAATCCCACAGGAGATTTTATAAAGATATGAATGCCAATGGATTGGAGAAAAAGTCTAATATTGAATTGCTGGAGTAAGTGACAGCTTAAATATTTCATGCTTCATTATTGCATTTTTCAGCCACTGCATGTGACTGTACATGACGTTCAAATTGGGCAAACACACATGTGGTTATAAATACAAATATACACAGCACAAGGACACCACAGAAAAAATACATTCAGCGTTGTTCTTGTTGTCAGGAAGGATGTGGGTCTTGAATTATTCTTTCCACCTGAACTGATTAATAGTATGAaggtatttttgttttcttcacATGTTCACATATGTTAATTTATCTTATTATTGATATGCGTTAACATTTGGATTTGCTCACTAATGCCTGACTTGTTTTCTGGGAGGCAGCCAAAGCAACTCAGGAAACTGATCCAGCAAACATTCCAGCAGTATTCATATCTGAAGGGGCAGCAGTGCATCATGAAGTTCTTTGAGACTTTTTCAGTTTTCTCCAGTTTTGATGAGGAGGTTTTCCCTTGTGAGCTAGTGGTGAGTCCAGTTGTCCAGttgtggcctggtggttagggaactggtcttgtgaccggagggtcgcgggttcgatccccagacctgaggccatgattgAGGTGCCCCTGATCAAGGcccaattgctcacttgtataaaaatgagataaaaatgtaagtcgctctggataagggtgtctgccaaatgccgtaaatgagTCCTCTTTATTGCATTTTTCTCTTTAAGTGCTATgagcaatttatttttaaaacactTTGACAAAACAGTATTTACGCTCTGATAGCTATTATTAAAACACCTGGTCTGAGAGAAGAAAGTCTTAGTGATTGTTGTGGACTCCATAATCAGAAACTTGTTTCCAAATGTTGACCTTGAAATCAAATCCGTTCTGTATTTTTCAACATGGTCAGAATTTTAGATTAACTCACTTACACAATTAGTTGAACATTTCACCCCATATCAATGCATGTAGCAGGTGTAGTAGACCTGATTTGTAGCTGTCTTTGATATGCAGCAGGGCTGGCGTTTGGCTGTAGACCTTGTTATTGGGCCCAAAGGCATTTGCCAGCGCACAGACAAAAATGCTGAGGTAAGTGTTCCATTAATCAACGTAATCCTTAAACTCTGTCACATGTCTTTAGGTCTAGTGCAGAGGTGGTTCTGAGAAATGTATGAACCAcatttttgtcatttgtcttaaCACCTCAGAAAATTCTCCCTTATTGACCTTTATTTTCCTTTTAATTGTGATGCTTTTAAAAGTTTTCCTAAGCATCTtgtttaatcacacacacacacacacacacacacacacacacacacacacacacacacacacacacgcacacacacacacacacacacacacacacacccatgcctCGTACCATTTATATTACCTTTTAGTAGTTTTTTCTCAGTTGAAGTAAATCCTCTTTATACATTTTCACCAAGTGTCTCCATTAATTCAGTATTCTGTCCCTTACCACAGCCCATCTGCCTAGCTGCGTTCTCACAGGTTCAAAGGATCAGATGCTGCCTTCAGAATGACGGAAAGGCTCTGTTACAGGTGACCATAAAGGAGGCCGTGCAGGTAAGATTGAATGTCATAAAGAACCTCCACACTTTAAACCATGTAGTCCTGAACGAATGTCTGCTGTGTTTGATCTTCCCTCCACTTGTCATTTTCGGAGGCCATTCTTCTCAGTTTGAAATACTGTACCAAATCCTCTTATACCAAAGATCAGACATTTTCTGCACATAATGTACAAACAAAGCACAAGGTTTGCTGAATATATTTAATTAATATTTTATCATATGTATGAATATCTAACATATCTAATATATTATTATGTTTGTatactttaaataaaatatacattatgaatatatattatgaatgtatatttattatttaagaTTATTATCATACATAGGTTTATTTATACAGAAAGAATATGGCAAGAAGTTATGCCAGGGACACGTTTTTCTGTTTGAAGCCTTTTAATGATCCAAGTGTATTTATGTTCAATCTACAGCCTTTGTCCATCAGCACAGAATCATTATCAACTGCAGAGAACATGGCTGACCTGATAGATGGTCACTGTCGTTTGCAGAGTGGCAGTGAGACATCTTTTTTGGTAAAAATGAATAAAGGTCAGTAAGCTGATATTTTTGTGTTCATTTTCTCACTTGTATCTGTGCTGCTTCCTTCCTTCTTCAATTTCATACTGATTGTACTGCTGTAATTATTTGTTACTGTGATTACATTGTGTTGCCGTGTTAAATTCCAGAAAAAGAAGCTAGAATTTCTCTACCACCTATTCCTAGCAAGTGAGTATTGTACTCATTATTTTAAAGGCAGATATCTTTTATGTACAACACATTTTCAATGAACAAGGCTTTGTGACATTATGATTTAATAATGTTTTCCTTATGATTTAGTATACCAAGCACTTCCTCCAGCCTTTCCAGCATAGGTATGTCAGTAATTTTGCTGTTTAAAACTGTTTAAGTATTTCAGTATTTGGAAAAGAAATGTGAACTTAGATTTTTAAATTGTGCAGGCTCAGATATATATGCTGAGATACCAGACCAGCCACAATCAGGTATGTACCACACTGGGAAATCATACCAGCAGCAGTGATGTTTTAACACTCATATCCCCAGTGAGTGTTTTCTTTCTTTGGCCAATAAATTGTAATCCATTTTGCTCAATAGCACGCAGTTACAGCTTTAGTCGAGATGATGTTGTCCTTGGCCGGATCCTGGGTGAAGGTTTCTTTGGCGAAGTTCATGAAGGAGTTTACAAAAGCAAGGTCAGTACTTCAAACACTTAAAAAATGAATTGATACCGAATTACATGGTGGTGAATACATAAATGTTAAACAATAAATGAATGTAAAGCTAATCTCTCAGCAGACGTATATATTCAGTGTTTGTCAAAAGTTCTGAATCTCTGAcgcacttatttatttattattcattcaAATTTATTGCAGCTGAAGATTAGATTTGTTTCTGACATGTAACTTCTGCACCAAACAAGTGGAGCACTTCCATTAAACGCTTGTAAATACTAAGAGTAGGGCAGAACGAGATGAAAATCAGTGAATACGTGTTGAAACGCAGACGGGTGAACGGACGAGTGTGGCAGTGAAGACGTGTAAGGACTGCACGGCTGATGTAAAAGAAAAGTTCATGAGTGAAGCAGGTAAAGTCTTCTCTATTCAGTCCTCCGCAAGAAAGTTGCTTAATCGTCTTATGCCCCAAAGCATGTTGTACTGTGCTTGGTGACAGTGATCATGAAGAAACTTGACCATCCTCATATCGTAAGACTCATC contains:
- the ptk2ba gene encoding protein-tyrosine kinase 2-beta isoform X2, producing MTAYEEMSGDSRRLSVQVPQEQRAHTKVPSEESSTVKILKVCFISNSSNLGKNFKLVKCESSWEVRDIIKSILDSGRLGPNIKYPGCYGLRLKHLKSDEVHWLHAGLTVGEMEKKYEQQHVEAEWRYDLRIRYIPTDFLEKLKEDETTMLYFYQQVRSDYMQYCASKVSDGMALQLGCLEIRRFYKDMNANGLEKKSNIELLEKDVGLELFFPPELINSMKPKQLRKLIQQTFQQYSYLKGQQCIMKFFETFSVFSSFDEEVFPCELVGWRLAVDLVIGPKGICQRTDKNAEPICLAAFSQVQRIRCCLQNDGKALLQVTIKEAVQPLSISTESLSTAENMADLIDGHCRLQSGSETSFLVKMNKEKEARISLPPIPSNIPSTSSSLSSIGSDIYAEIPDQPQSARSYSFSRDDVVLGRILGEGFFGEVHEGVYKSKTGERTSVAVKTCKDCTADVKEKFMSEAVIMKKLDHPHIVRLIGIIEEDPVWIVMELYQHGELGNYLTENQHKLTNVTLILYSLQICKALAYLEGVNMVHRDIAVRNVLVAKPDCVKLGDFGLSRYIEEEEYYKASVSRLPIKWMAPESINFRRFTSASDVWMFAVCMWEIMSWGQQPFFWLENKDVINHLEQGVRLPKPELCPPTLYTLMTHCWAYNPRDRPRFTELVCSLSDVHKMEEELQMKQKKDWACPTKTSFSEPPPKPSRQRSAKFNTIGPGRFQERDFVLEPTSKEDAQRMWELERQYMQETLRRQKKEMQEDNRWLEKEEKLLDPIVQDDAKLKPVAETETGYDQFRAPPEKPARLSAQPAPTAELDRTEDMVYQNVMKMVKAVMQVKNDVNTLPPSEYVGLVKAVGLSLRDLIHSVDELLPDLHESVKTEIEGTQKLLNKDMAELISKMKLAQQNAITSLKDECKKQMLTAAHTLAMDSKNLLDAVDQARVRANIAKPKAD
- the ptk2ba gene encoding protein-tyrosine kinase 2-beta isoform X1, coding for MTAYEEMSGDSRRLSVQVPQEQRAHTKVPSEESSTVKILKVCFISNSSNLGKNFKLVKCESSWEVRDIIKSILDSGRLGPNIKYPGCYGLRLKHLKSDEVHWLHAGLTVGEMEKKYEQQHVEAEWRYDLRIRYIPTDFLEKLKEDETTMLYFYQQVRSDYMQYCASKVSDGMALQLGCLEIRRFYKDMNANGLEKKSNIELLEKDVGLELFFPPELINSMKPKQLRKLIQQTFQQYSYLKGQQCIMKFFETFSVFSSFDEEVFPCELVQGWRLAVDLVIGPKGICQRTDKNAEPICLAAFSQVQRIRCCLQNDGKALLQVTIKEAVQPLSISTESLSTAENMADLIDGHCRLQSGSETSFLVKMNKEKEARISLPPIPSNIPSTSSSLSSIGSDIYAEIPDQPQSARSYSFSRDDVVLGRILGEGFFGEVHEGVYKSKTGERTSVAVKTCKDCTADVKEKFMSEAVIMKKLDHPHIVRLIGIIEEDPVWIVMELYQHGELGNYLTENQHKLTNVTLILYSLQICKALAYLEGVNMVHRDIAVRNVLVAKPDCVKLGDFGLSRYIEEEEYYKASVSRLPIKWMAPESINFRRFTSASDVWMFAVCMWEIMSWGQQPFFWLENKDVINHLEQGVRLPKPELCPPTLYTLMTHCWAYNPRDRPRFTELVCSLSDVHKMEEELQMKQKKDWACPTKTSFSEPPPKPSRQRSAKFNTIGPGRFQERDFVLEPTSKEDAQRMWELERQYMQETLRRQKKEMQEDNRWLEKEEKLLDPIVQDDAKLKPVAETETGYDQFRAPPEKPARLSAQPAPTAELDRTEDMVYQNVMKMVKAVMQVKNDVNTLPPSEYVGLVKAVGLSLRDLIHSVDELLPDLHESVKTEIEGTQKLLNKDMAELISKMKLAQQNAITSLKDECKKQMLTAAHTLAMDSKNLLDAVDQARVRANIAKPKAD